One Diabrotica virgifera virgifera chromosome 3, PGI_DIABVI_V3a genomic window carries:
- the LOC126881655 gene encoding uncharacterized protein LOC126881655, translating into MLFINYTILLRTLLFIKKMLCEAQKKLLIIYMEQHEELRRGQFTATFTYKKAQQLWEEITTNLNSVPNGQAKDWKKWRKTWQDIKKNAKAKNAAIKRHRNMTGGGPACSSSLSDQETEVLSMIGPMQTDGIGVEETPLEFSFVEQSLPSTETPLQDVIYDIAEMDSEKEKVDQKIVTDTEEKNNGAYQEHNYTLEYPIQKKGKGRPQPPRKISKTARLQTSLALSQKHLASMKEKNDIEAAYYRNKNFIDGLKMRAHLRSERFQNVWWRHLKM; encoded by the exons ATGTTATTTATAAACTATACCATACTTTTAAGGACTttgttatttattaaaaaaatgttgtgtGAGGCacaaaagaaattattaattatttacatGGAGCAACATGAAGAGTTGCGTAGGGGACAATTTACTGCAACATTTACATATAAAAAAGCCCAACAACTTTGGGAAGAAATTACCACAAACTTAAATAGTGTcccaaatggtcaagcaaaagaTTGGAAAAAATGGAGAAAA aCATGgcaagatattaaaaaaaatgcaaaggCAAAAAATGCTGCCATAAAACGTCACAGGAATATGACGGGAGGAGGCCCAGCATGTTCCAGCAGTCTCAGTGACCAAGAAACTGAGGTTTTAAGCATGATTGGCCCTATGCAGACTGATGGGATTGGTGTTGAAGAAACCCCATTAGAATTTTCTTTTGTAGAACAA AGCTTGCCCTCTACAGAAACTCCTCTTCAGGATGTTATATATGATATTGCCGAGATGGATAGTGAAAAG GAAAAAGTAGACCAAAAGATTGTGACCGACACTGAAGAGAAAAACAATGGG GCATATCAGGAACACAACTACACGTTGGAATATCCAatacaaaaaaaaggaaaaggTAGACCTCAACCACCTAGAAAAATTTCGAAGACTGCTCGGCTACAAACTTCACTTGCTCTAAGTCAGAAACATCTAGCTTCCATGAAGGAAAAAAATGATATTGAAGCAGCCTACTACAGAAACAAAAATTTTATAGATGGGTTAAAAATGAGGGCTCACCTACGGTCGGAAAGGTTTCAAAATGTATGGTGGAgacacctaaaaatgtaa
- the LOC126882465 gene encoding putative nuclease HARBI1 isoform X1 gives MDDDDIIMLMLIDDVEEAAEQAENNIPRLYFQREDPFLMLSEVNFIKHFRLNKDSFIYLCDELTPFLQVRQRTSGLDIKTKLLVTLLFYGQGSYQAVTGSNFFCGMSQSSVCRCIEEVTNALNRPEFISRWISFPRNIEELSQRRARFFQSTGIPGGIGIIDCTHVALVRPIQEEHIFVNRKNYHSLNVQLVCDEHLQVMNVNANFPGSTHDAYIWGQSNISNVLERVYRREPQNNFFCLAIRVKKLTQNLDQDLYHCFLQAILYDLGC, from the exons atggATGATGACGATataataatgttaatgttaatCGACGATGTTGAAGAGGCGGCAGAACAAGCTGAAAATAATATACCACGTCTCTATTTCCAACGGGAAGACCCTTTTTTGATGTTATCTGAGGTGaattttattaaacatttccGTCTCAATAAAGACAGCTTTATATATCTTTGCGATGAACTAACGCCATTTTTACAAGTTCGCCAAAGAACATCTGGTTTGGATATTAAAACAAAg ttgttagTGACCCTTTTATTTTATGGCCAAGGCAGCTACCAAGCAGTGACAGGTTccaattttttttgtggaatGAGTCAAAGCAGTGTTTGTCGATGCATTGAAGAAGTTACCAACGCTTTAAATAGGCCAGAATTCATTAGTAGATGGATCAGTTTTCCAAGAAATATTGAGGAACTATCTCAGCGGAGAGCAAG attttttcaatCTACTGGTATTCCAGGGGGAATTGGGATCATTGATTGCACTCATGTTGCACTTGTACGACCAATCCAAGAggaacatatttttgtaaataggAAAAACTACCATTCCTTAAATGTACAACTG GTATGTGATGAACATCTTCAAGTAATGAATGTAAATGCTAATTTCCCAGGCAGTACACATGATGCTTACATTTGGGGGCAATCAAATATTTCAAATGTTCTCGAAAGAGTTTACAGAAGAGAAcctcaaaataattttttttgcttgGCGATTCGggtaaaaaaattaacacaaaatCTTGATCAGGATCTTTACCATTGTTTCTTACAGGCTATCCTCTACGACCTTGGTTGCTAA
- the LOC126882465 gene encoding putative nuclease HARBI1 isoform X2: protein MDDDDIIMLMLIDDVEEAAEQAENNIPRLYFQREDPFLMLSEVNFIKHFRLNKDSFIYLCDELTPFLQVRQRTSGLDIKTKLLVTLLFYGQGSYQAVTGSNFFCGMSQSSVCRCIEEVTNALNRPEFISRWISFPRNIEELSQRRARFFQSTGIPGGIGIIDCTHVALVRPIQEEHIFVNRKNYHSLNVQLVCDEHLQVMNVNANFPGSTHDAYIWGQSNISNVLERVYRREPQNNFFCLAIRAILYDLGC, encoded by the exons atggATGATGACGATataataatgttaatgttaatCGACGATGTTGAAGAGGCGGCAGAACAAGCTGAAAATAATATACCACGTCTCTATTTCCAACGGGAAGACCCTTTTTTGATGTTATCTGAGGTGaattttattaaacatttccGTCTCAATAAAGACAGCTTTATATATCTTTGCGATGAACTAACGCCATTTTTACAAGTTCGCCAAAGAACATCTGGTTTGGATATTAAAACAAAg ttgttagTGACCCTTTTATTTTATGGCCAAGGCAGCTACCAAGCAGTGACAGGTTccaattttttttgtggaatGAGTCAAAGCAGTGTTTGTCGATGCATTGAAGAAGTTACCAACGCTTTAAATAGGCCAGAATTCATTAGTAGATGGATCAGTTTTCCAAGAAATATTGAGGAACTATCTCAGCGGAGAGCAAG attttttcaatCTACTGGTATTCCAGGGGGAATTGGGATCATTGATTGCACTCATGTTGCACTTGTACGACCAATCCAAGAggaacatatttttgtaaataggAAAAACTACCATTCCTTAAATGTACAACTG GTATGTGATGAACATCTTCAAGTAATGAATGTAAATGCTAATTTCCCAGGCAGTACACATGATGCTTACATTTGGGGGCAATCAAATATTTCAAATGTTCTCGAAAGAGTTTACAGAAGAGAAcctcaaaataattttttttgcttgGCGATTCGg GCTATCCTCTACGACCTTGGTTGCTAA